One Planctomycetota bacterium genomic region harbors:
- a CDS encoding alpha/beta fold hydrolase, with protein MPWAEVTDARLYYELTGEGEVVLLIPGLGSTCRLLDPIVYSLNDGFCLLGVDNRGVGQSIAHRPVHTLHDYSADLIELLDHLQIERAHIVGISLGGIIAQRFAVDHPGRVNRLVLMSCAHKFGPYLREMALLTGNMLRRFPSRVFAAALEVLSAGPLYLDEDPGRVERKVIESMQTNISRMAIGRQLRALGASDPREDEYSILAPTLVISGEFDGLIPACYGRRMARAIPNSRFVLVRDAGHNPLAECPLKVLPLIMEFLRTGHVTDLDDDLVLEWQREAQLCAT; from the coding sequence ATGCCTTGGGCAGAAGTGACAGATGCGAGACTCTACTACGAACTGACCGGTGAAGGCGAAGTCGTACTGCTCATCCCTGGCCTCGGCTCAACGTGCAGACTTCTGGATCCGATCGTCTACTCGCTCAATGACGGGTTCTGCCTGCTCGGTGTCGACAATCGAGGCGTCGGTCAGTCGATCGCACATCGTCCCGTTCATACTCTGCACGATTACTCCGCCGACCTGATCGAACTGCTCGACCATCTGCAGATCGAACGCGCTCACATCGTCGGCATCTCGCTGGGCGGCATCATCGCTCAGCGCTTCGCCGTCGATCATCCCGGCCGCGTGAATCGCCTAGTGCTCATGTCGTGTGCCCACAAGTTCGGGCCCTACCTGCGAGAGATGGCGCTGCTCACGGGGAACATGCTGCGTCGCTTCCCTTCCCGTGTTTTCGCGGCGGCCCTCGAAGTGCTCAGCGCGGGGCCGCTGTATCTCGATGAGGATCCGGGGCGGGTCGAGCGGAAGGTCATCGAGTCGATGCAGACGAACATTTCGCGGATGGCGATCGGACGGCAGTTGCGCGCTCTGGGCGCGAGCGATCCGCGCGAAGATGAATACAGCATTCTCGCGCCCACACTCGTCATCAGCGGTGAGTTCGACGGACTCATCCCCGCCTGTTACGGACGCCGCATGGCGCGAGCCATTCCCAACAGCCGCTTCGTCCTCGTGCGGGACGCGGGGCATAATCCGCTCGCCGAATGCCCGCTCAAAGTGCTGCCCCTCATCATGGAATTTCTGCGCACCGGGCACGTCACCGACCTCGATGACGATCTGGTGCTCGAATGGCAGAGGGAGGCCCAGCTATGCGCGACATGA
- a CDS encoding glycosyltransferase has translation MSSPSRTIAWVIHGSERFGVERAIVNLVTGVTRIGWRVVIVALAEGEFTQRCRERGWHIVSAHLGMPPEVRNGLSSRVCGLAKLWSYQRRAIPKIAALLKNEKIDMLHFLWPNQVSLCGGVGRQLGVPVVWEMPNTLGRVPLRLNQRLYQRACRRGRIQPMANSAYTASTFGPGAVQPVVCHLSVDAERFDPSRVTPVSREELGIPIDAFVIAIVGRIDPSKGQDRVLEAMIALGDAARACHLLLIGDTGKAPLTGKIRDRAAQAGVTDRLHILPTVEAPECYYPAIDVAINARVDPEPFGLSVIEAMMMSKPVAVHALGGPAETVIDGVTGWHINDPSVAGWTAGLRRVFDDQPRWSAMGKAARAHGLSHFTIAEQTRRYQQLVEKLLGGDRP, from the coding sequence ATGTCTTCACCGAGCCGAACCATCGCATGGGTCATACACGGCTCCGAACGCTTCGGCGTCGAGCGCGCGATCGTGAATCTCGTGACCGGCGTAACGCGGATCGGCTGGCGCGTCGTCATCGTCGCGCTTGCCGAAGGCGAGTTCACGCAGCGGTGCCGCGAGCGCGGGTGGCACATCGTCAGCGCCCATCTGGGCATGCCGCCGGAGGTGCGGAACGGCCTGTCGAGCCGGGTGTGCGGACTGGCGAAGCTCTGGTCATATCAGCGGCGGGCGATTCCGAAAATCGCCGCGCTGCTCAAGAATGAAAAGATCGACATGCTGCATTTTCTTTGGCCCAACCAGGTAAGTCTTTGCGGCGGAGTCGGACGGCAGCTGGGCGTGCCGGTGGTTTGGGAGATGCCCAACACGCTCGGTCGCGTCCCGCTTCGGCTCAACCAGCGACTTTATCAGCGGGCCTGTCGGCGCGGGCGGATTCAGCCGATGGCCAACAGTGCGTACACCGCTTCGACGTTCGGACCGGGGGCGGTGCAGCCGGTGGTGTGTCACCTGAGCGTCGATGCCGAGCGGTTCGATCCGTCGCGCGTCACACCGGTATCGCGCGAGGAACTGGGCATTCCAATCGATGCGTTTGTGATCGCCATTGTCGGTCGCATTGATCCGAGCAAGGGGCAGGATCGCGTGTTGGAAGCGATGATCGCGCTGGGCGATGCGGCGCGCGCGTGTCACCTGCTATTGATCGGCGACACAGGCAAGGCGCCGCTGACCGGGAAGATTCGCGACCGTGCGGCTCAAGCGGGTGTGACGGATCGGCTTCACATTCTGCCGACGGTCGAAGCGCCGGAGTGCTATTACCCGGCGATCGATGTGGCGATCAACGCGCGCGTCGATCCCGAGCCGTTCGGATTGTCGGTGATTGAGGCGATGATGATGAGCAAGCCGGTCGCGGTGCATGCCTTGGGCGGCCCCGCTGAGACGGTCATTGACGGAGTGACGGGCTGGCACATCAATGACCCGAGCGTCGCCGGTTGGACGGCGGGCCTGCGACGCGTGTTCGACGACCAGCCGAGATGGAGCGCGATGGGCAAAGCGGCCCGCGCGCACGGACTGTCGCATTTCACCATTGCTGAACAGACGCGGCGTTATCAGCAGCTTGTCGAAAAGCTGCTCGGTGGAGATCGCCCGTGA
- a CDS encoding polysaccharide pyruvyl transferase family protein: MTTIMDDASPHKTGPILVTGITGLRNRGVEALVVSIVEGVRHRRPNAPVTVMTRTRDYDELRLAPMNVQAIGDNFDLMRRSRKMQWAVKASRLVPKAAAWHAALAKRIAGSSAVIASGGDVFSSDYGDLSTHLKPLQLAIEARTPFVLFAQSIGPFKRAEDVELFRSVAQHAALISVRETITRDYLIEKVGLTADRIHLTADPAFLLSPLTGELADHLRAAHGMTRERPTVAMSVSRGIEMFSGCDPQRHLEAWMQVTRCVLDEIGAKVLLVPHVQEIHASNNDALTCTRLHRALQFDPRVTIAGADLTAGEYKTLISGCDLLVAERMHAAIAGLSTGIATIVVGYSIKAEGILSSLLDKTVMHERSLISIADFLEPGAGAAKVRSAWASREDTASKLKAKLPAIKDAAESNYALLEEHVFGAGAPTGSA, translated from the coding sequence ATGACGACGATCATGGATGACGCTTCACCGCACAAGACCGGACCGATTCTCGTGACAGGCATCACGGGCCTGCGCAACCGCGGCGTCGAGGCGCTGGTGGTGAGCATCGTCGAAGGCGTACGACACCGGCGACCGAACGCGCCCGTCACGGTGATGACGCGCACGCGCGATTACGATGAGCTTCGGCTGGCGCCGATGAACGTGCAGGCGATCGGCGACAATTTCGATCTGATGCGGCGCAGCCGCAAAATGCAGTGGGCGGTCAAGGCGTCGCGCTTAGTGCCCAAGGCCGCCGCGTGGCATGCCGCACTGGCAAAGCGCATCGCCGGCTCCTCCGCCGTGATCGCCTCCGGCGGCGACGTGTTTAGCAGCGACTACGGCGACTTGTCGACGCATCTGAAGCCGCTGCAACTGGCCATCGAGGCACGGACGCCGTTCGTCCTTTTTGCTCAGTCGATCGGCCCGTTCAAACGGGCGGAGGATGTGGAACTATTCCGATCCGTGGCGCAGCACGCGGCGCTCATCAGCGTGCGCGAGACGATCACGCGCGATTACCTCATCGAAAAAGTCGGCCTCACCGCCGATCGGATTCACCTGACCGCTGACCCGGCGTTCCTGCTTTCGCCGCTGACTGGGGAGCTGGCGGACCATCTGCGGGCGGCGCACGGCATGACCCGCGAGCGGCCGACGGTCGCCATGAGCGTCAGCCGCGGCATCGAGATGTTCAGCGGGTGCGATCCGCAGCGGCATCTGGAGGCGTGGATGCAGGTGACGCGATGCGTGCTCGACGAGATCGGGGCGAAAGTGCTGCTCGTGCCGCACGTACAGGAGATTCACGCTTCCAACAACGACGCCCTGACCTGCACGCGTCTGCACCGTGCCTTGCAGTTTGATCCGCGTGTCACGATTGCAGGCGCGGACCTGACGGCGGGCGAATACAAGACGCTCATCAGCGGATGCGACCTGCTCGTCGCCGAGCGCATGCATGCCGCCATCGCCGGCCTCTCGACGGGGATCGCCACGATCGTCGTCGGCTATTCGATCAAGGCCGAGGGCATTCTCAGTTCGCTGCTCGACAAGACCGTCATGCACGAGCGATCGCTCATCAGCATCGCCGACTTCCTCGAACCCGGTGCGGGCGCGGCGAAGGTGCGGTCGGCGTGGGCGTCGCGTGAGGACACGGCGTCGAAGCTCAAGGCAAAGCTGCCCGCCATCAAGGACGCCGCCGAGTCGAACTATGCGCTGCTCGAGGAGCATGTCTTCGGAGCCGGCGCGCCCACGGGGTCCGCCTGA
- a CDS encoding coenzyme F420 hydrogenase, with translation MNKPADNANRPPADAQALRRTVIDGGYCVGCGACASVAQSPMQVTLNATGHLQASVTGSDTGAPVASVCPFADASVNEDEIGRAIFRAQHTQQSEHIGRYLNVYAGYVVEDGYRQRGSSGGMGSWILCELLKHGEVDAVVHVAQRTPTPNDPRLFAYTVSNTADAVRAGAKSRYYPVEISEAMATVRATPGRYAFVGVPCFVKAVRLLARQDPVLAERIRYCVAIFCGHLKTTRFGEYLAWQAGVKPEEFRDIDFRHKLPDAPANRYGIRVTAERDGKLEEVVKPVGKIYGTDWGLGFFKYKACDYCDDVVGETADIAVGDAWLPRYVQDSEGTNVVIVRNAQVAAMVEAAIADGRLHMDPLAAADITQSQSSGFDHRRRGLAYRLSHTDRKRRWRPRKRVQPDGRIGDWRFRLRHWLRMKLAAASHRAYDAARREGRIEGFRDRVKWWVRAYRFASKNTRKG, from the coding sequence TTGAATAAACCCGCTGATAATGCGAACCGGCCCCCCGCCGATGCGCAGGCGCTTCGGCGGACCGTCATCGACGGCGGGTACTGCGTCGGCTGCGGCGCATGCGCGAGTGTGGCTCAATCGCCGATGCAGGTGACGCTCAACGCCACCGGGCATCTTCAGGCATCCGTCACCGGTTCGGACACGGGCGCGCCCGTCGCGAGCGTGTGCCCATTCGCCGACGCCTCGGTCAACGAAGACGAAATCGGCCGAGCGATCTTCAGGGCTCAGCACACGCAGCAGAGCGAGCACATCGGGCGCTACCTGAATGTCTACGCCGGCTATGTCGTTGAAGACGGGTATCGACAGCGCGGCAGTTCGGGAGGCATGGGCTCTTGGATTCTTTGCGAGCTTCTCAAACACGGGGAGGTTGATGCCGTGGTGCATGTCGCTCAGCGCACGCCGACGCCGAACGATCCGCGGCTTTTCGCCTACACCGTCTCGAACACCGCCGACGCCGTCCGTGCCGGGGCCAAGTCGCGCTATTATCCCGTCGAGATTTCCGAAGCGATGGCGACGGTGCGCGCAACCCCCGGGCGGTACGCTTTCGTCGGCGTGCCCTGTTTCGTCAAGGCCGTGCGACTACTGGCGCGTCAGGACCCCGTGCTCGCGGAGCGCATTCGTTACTGTGTGGCGATCTTCTGCGGACATCTGAAGACGACGCGCTTCGGCGAGTATCTGGCCTGGCAGGCAGGCGTGAAACCCGAGGAATTCCGCGACATCGACTTTCGACACAAATTGCCGGATGCACCGGCGAATCGTTACGGCATCCGCGTCACAGCCGAGCGCGATGGCAAACTTGAGGAAGTTGTCAAACCCGTCGGCAAAATCTACGGCACCGATTGGGGTCTGGGCTTTTTCAAGTACAAAGCGTGCGACTACTGCGACGACGTCGTGGGCGAGACGGCGGACATCGCGGTCGGCGATGCATGGCTGCCGCGCTACGTGCAGGACAGCGAAGGCACGAACGTCGTCATCGTTCGCAATGCGCAGGTTGCGGCAATGGTCGAAGCGGCGATTGCCGACGGCCGTCTGCACATGGACCCGCTCGCAGCCGCCGACATCACCCAGTCGCAGTCGAGCGGATTTGATCATCGTCGGCGCGGGCTTGCATACCGGCTCAGCCACACGGATCGCAAACGCCGTTGGCGGCCGCGCAAAAGAGTGCAGCCCGATGGGAGAATCGGCGACTGGCGATTCCGTCTGCGTCACTGGCTTCGCATGAAGCTGGCCGCGGCGAGCCATCGCGCTTACGATGCCGCCCGTCGGGAAGGTCGCATCGAAGGGTTCCGGGATCGGGTCAAGTGGTGGGTCCGGGCGTACCGATTCGCCTCCAAGAACACACGCAAGGGATGA
- a CDS encoding oligosaccharide flippase family protein: MTMTENAPTNMRHAVVKGMFWSIAQAGGAQIISMAVLLVLTHLLKPSEFGLVAWANVGIMLCVALIDFGFAEAIVQRYTLAERYLDTAFWTALAMGLTLMTVLMCTADSIAQLLSHNSPPEIVSKLAHVIRAMSLLLLFGGLNSVPIAMLRRHLHFKFLAVRTLVGGVVGGVVGVTVAIMGYGVWALVAQQLSGVFTSLILLWTNCEFRPTFKFDKQCLRDLIGFGMPISGARLLTTINERTDDMLIGYFLGPVALGYYSVAYRLNYMLIQRLVGTVSNVAMPAVARVQHEPHRVRSAYYQATRLTCLFSFPCFIGMSLLAPLIVPVVFGSQWMPSIPVMQVLSLIGIVHSMLYFNSAMIVGTGHPRWRFYLMLITSTGNVTGFFIAVHYGIFWVAASYVSVAYLVMPLSFFVTNKCLHLKLADYLKHLSGPIFGTLTMALAISFAMRVHITGVPDGARLAVLIVLGAVVYVAVIFTAFRPLVLELHGMWRTLRNRRVVAS; encoded by the coding sequence ATGACCATGACAGAGAACGCACCAACCAACATGCGCCACGCGGTGGTCAAGGGCATGTTCTGGTCGATCGCCCAGGCGGGTGGCGCCCAGATCATCTCGATGGCGGTGCTGCTGGTCCTGACCCACCTGCTCAAGCCCTCGGAATTCGGGCTGGTGGCATGGGCGAATGTCGGGATCATGCTCTGCGTCGCACTGATCGACTTCGGGTTCGCGGAAGCCATCGTGCAAAGGTACACGCTGGCGGAGCGTTATCTGGACACGGCTTTCTGGACCGCGCTGGCGATGGGTCTCACGCTCATGACGGTCTTGATGTGCACTGCCGACTCCATCGCGCAACTCTTGAGCCACAACAGCCCACCTGAAATTGTCAGCAAACTGGCCCATGTCATCCGCGCCATGTCGTTGTTGCTTCTGTTCGGCGGGCTCAACAGCGTGCCGATCGCCATGCTGCGGCGGCATCTGCATTTCAAATTTCTGGCGGTGCGCACGCTCGTCGGCGGCGTCGTCGGGGGGGTCGTCGGCGTGACGGTCGCCATCATGGGCTACGGCGTCTGGGCGCTCGTCGCACAACAATTGTCCGGTGTGTTCACTTCGCTGATCCTCCTCTGGACCAACTGCGAATTCCGCCCCACCTTCAAGTTCGACAAGCAGTGCCTCCGCGATCTGATCGGCTTCGGCATGCCCATCTCCGGCGCCCGCCTGTTGACCACGATCAACGAACGCACCGACGACATGCTCATCGGCTACTTCCTCGGACCGGTCGCACTGGGCTACTACTCCGTCGCGTATCGCCTCAACTACATGCTCATTCAGCGCCTCGTCGGCACGGTAAGCAACGTCGCCATGCCCGCCGTCGCGCGCGTGCAGCATGAACCGCACCGCGTCCGCAGCGCGTACTATCAGGCGACGCGCCTCACGTGTCTGTTCTCATTCCCGTGTTTCATCGGCATGTCGCTGCTGGCGCCGCTGATCGTGCCGGTCGTATTTGGCAGCCAATGGATGCCTTCGATTCCGGTCATGCAGGTGCTTTCTCTGATCGGCATCGTGCATTCGATGCTCTACTTCAACAGCGCGATGATCGTCGGCACGGGCCATCCCCGCTGGCGCTTCTACCTGATGCTCATCACCTCGACCGGCAACGTCACGGGCTTCTTCATCGCCGTCCATTACGGCATTTTCTGGGTCGCGGCGTCGTATGTCAGCGTGGCGTACTTGGTCATGCCGCTCTCGTTCTTTGTCACCAACAAGTGCCTGCACCTCAAGCTCGCCGACTACCTCAAGCATCTGTCGGGTCCGATTTTCGGGACGCTGACGATGGCGTTGGCGATCTCGTTTGCGATGCGGGTGCACATCACGGGGGTGCCGGACGGGGCGCGGCTAGCGGTGCTGATCGTGCTCGGCGCGGTGGTCTATGTCGCCGTCATCTTCACGGCTTTCCGCCCGCTCGTGCTCGAACTGCACGGCATGTGGCGCACGCTTCGAAATCGTCGGGTGGTGGCGTCGTGA
- a CDS encoding queuosine precursor transporter: MDQGLPYRYINSVLHERRERVFLVFAGLFLGSMTMLNILGISRFIKLATMTVGQGTQTREIVFAVAVGVIPYPLTFLCTDFISEFYGRRRANFLVWVGLAVNFWVVFILWLGGVLPGFVPNDPTTGFPPQPVYDAAKHVFVETGWTFYQIKALTFGAVAASMCAYMAAQFCDVFLFHFWKDLTKGKHLWLRNNGSTMVSQMVDTVAVILITHFYAHALPVQEDQPLWPQLLTFIGTSYAFKFVVAALDTIPFYLGVYYLSRYLRIDPTQEHDIDAEETPAAD, translated from the coding sequence ATGGATCAGGGCCTCCCCTATCGCTACATCAACTCCGTCCTGCACGAGCGGCGCGAGCGCGTCTTTCTCGTATTCGCCGGGTTGTTCCTCGGCTCGATGACGATGCTCAACATTCTGGGCATCAGCCGGTTCATCAAGCTCGCCACGATGACGGTCGGACAAGGGACCCAAACACGCGAGATCGTCTTCGCCGTGGCGGTCGGCGTGATTCCCTATCCGCTGACGTTCCTGTGCACGGATTTCATCAGCGAGTTCTACGGCCGGCGCCGCGCCAACTTCCTGGTATGGGTTGGCCTCGCGGTCAACTTCTGGGTGGTGTTCATTCTCTGGCTCGGCGGCGTGCTGCCGGGGTTCGTGCCCAACGATCCGACGACCGGGTTCCCCCCGCAGCCGGTGTACGATGCGGCCAAGCATGTCTTCGTCGAGACGGGCTGGACGTTCTACCAGATCAAGGCGCTGACCTTCGGCGCCGTCGCCGCCTCGATGTGTGCGTACATGGCCGCTCAGTTCTGCGACGTGTTTTTATTCCATTTCTGGAAGGATCTCACCAAAGGTAAACATCTTTGGCTCCGAAATAATGGGTCAACGATGGTCAGCCAGATGGTGGACACGGTGGCGGTCATTCTGATCACTCATTTTTACGCACACGCCCTGCCCGTGCAGGAGGATCAGCCGCTCTGGCCGCAGCTTTTGACTTTTATCGGGACCAGTTACGCCTTCAAGTTCGTCGTCGCCGCGCTGGACACGATTCCGTTCTATCTGGGTGTCTATTATCTATCGCGTTACCTGCGGATCGATCCGACGCAGGAGCACGATATTGATGCGGAAGAGACCCCGGCTGCTGATTGA
- a CDS encoding glycosyltransferase has product MKLLFVPNSLPAPPVIGGPQRTNLLLRALRRLGNVDTIAISHEVLSDEQRAELLDQYNVRAVLAPEHRYMHAPWRWFAPIHPKLIRRLAHNLGSRKVDYRPQASIEQWITQHIDLDQYDVIVGRYLYGLTRPGLIGHHPVVLDVDDLDTEVYRTRLAVPTNAKWENMVIRHHLRQLEGIVPPLLAKCDALWIANENDRAIRGLERATVLPNIPYGAEGAENITPCPADDASRTLLMIGSMSHRPNIEGADYFVEQVWPRIRATVADAKLVIVGSKMKDEQRQRWSSSPGVEAMGFVEDLAQVYEQCAFTVAPIFAGGGTNIKVIESFSRGRTCVLARPAHRGYEKHLLEGESLLVGDDAASIADACIRLLKDPALRRTMADKGLAVVRASFSFDHFAAVVARTIGEVVSPADRS; this is encoded by the coding sequence ATGAAGCTGCTCTTTGTGCCCAACTCCCTGCCGGCCCCGCCGGTGATCGGCGGTCCCCAGCGGACCAACCTGCTGCTGCGCGCCCTGCGCCGGCTCGGCAATGTCGACACGATCGCCATCTCGCATGAAGTGCTCAGCGATGAGCAGCGCGCGGAGCTGCTCGACCAATACAACGTGCGGGCGGTCCTTGCGCCGGAGCATCGGTACATGCATGCTCCGTGGCGATGGTTCGCCCCGATACATCCCAAACTCATCCGCCGGCTGGCGCATAATCTCGGTTCGCGCAAGGTCGACTACCGCCCGCAGGCGTCGATTGAACAGTGGATCACGCAGCACATCGACCTCGACCAATACGACGTGATCGTCGGGCGATACCTGTACGGGCTGACGCGGCCCGGGCTGATCGGGCATCATCCCGTCGTGCTCGATGTCGATGACCTGGACACGGAGGTGTATCGCACACGGCTGGCGGTGCCGACGAATGCGAAGTGGGAGAACATGGTGATCCGTCATCATCTGCGGCAACTTGAAGGGATCGTGCCGCCGCTGTTGGCCAAGTGTGATGCACTGTGGATCGCCAACGAGAATGACCGGGCGATTCGCGGACTGGAGCGCGCCACGGTGTTGCCGAATATTCCTTATGGGGCCGAGGGTGCGGAGAACATCACGCCGTGCCCGGCCGACGATGCGAGCCGCACGCTGCTGATGATCGGGTCGATGAGTCATCGGCCCAACATCGAAGGCGCGGACTACTTCGTCGAGCAGGTCTGGCCGCGCATCCGTGCGACCGTCGCGGATGCGAAGCTGGTCATCGTCGGCTCGAAGATGAAGGATGAGCAGCGTCAGCGATGGTCGAGTTCGCCGGGCGTTGAAGCGATGGGTTTTGTCGAGGATCTGGCGCAGGTGTACGAACAATGCGCGTTCACGGTGGCGCCGATCTTCGCGGGTGGCGGGACGAATATCAAGGTCATCGAGTCGTTCTCGCGCGGGCGGACCTGCGTGCTGGCCCGGCCGGCGCATCGGGGGTATGAGAAACATCTGCTCGAAGGCGAGTCGCTGCTGGTAGGCGATGATGCGGCGTCGATCGCGGATGCGTGCATTCGTCTGCTCAAAGATCCGGCGCTGCGGCGGACGATGGCGGACAAGGGATTGGCGGTCGTGCGGGCGTCGTTCTCGTTCGATCATTTTGCGGCGGTCGTGGCGCGGACGATCGGCGAGGTTGTGAGTCCCGCGGACCGGTCTTAG
- the cls gene encoding cardiolipin synthase: MTWSWSTLLILFEWGIRLVMMPVVLRRRTTAQAMAWLLIIFFEPLLGLGLFLLVGTNRLPRRRIAQHAQATRVLDMIHRLQRSKPHVMRPKVDPEQAGLIALTENLGDLAILGGNDFEMMTDTDVVIDRLVADIASAKQHVHILMYIFHDDRVGRRVAAALIAAQQRGVACRVLADAVGAKPMFVELAALMSEAGVRVQPALPVSYIRRRLARMDLRNHRKLIVIDGAICYVGSQNIVEPEYGRGNLAWHDLMLRVTGPVSLQLQSVFVEDWFSETSERLDADAYFPEPRVTGKVAIQTLPSGPTYPTQNYQRLIVAALYAAKRHVIITTPYFVPDEALLQALEVAVLREVVVDIIVPRQADQVLAGAAGRAYYARLMEMGVRLHLHQEGLLHAKTMSVDDAIALVGSGNFDMRSFYLNFELNMVLYGPEVAAQLRYQQNQYIAKSHLLTQREWGDRPAYRRLFDDCARLLSPLL, from the coding sequence GTGACATGGAGCTGGTCGACGCTGCTGATTCTGTTCGAATGGGGCATTCGCCTTGTCATGATGCCCGTCGTGTTGCGACGCCGGACGACGGCGCAGGCGATGGCCTGGTTGTTGATCATTTTCTTTGAACCGCTGTTGGGGCTGGGGCTTTTCTTGCTGGTCGGCACCAATCGCCTGCCCCGGCGGCGCATCGCGCAACATGCGCAGGCGACGCGCGTCCTGGACATGATTCATCGCCTTCAGCGCAGCAAACCGCATGTCATGCGACCCAAGGTCGATCCCGAGCAGGCGGGGCTCATCGCACTGACTGAAAACCTCGGTGATCTGGCGATTCTCGGGGGCAATGACTTTGAGATGATGACGGACACGGATGTGGTGATCGATCGCCTCGTCGCCGACATTGCCTCGGCGAAGCAGCATGTCCATATTCTCATGTACATCTTTCACGACGATCGTGTGGGGCGGCGGGTGGCGGCGGCGCTGATCGCGGCGCAGCAGCGCGGCGTGGCGTGCCGGGTGCTGGCGGATGCGGTGGGCGCCAAGCCGATGTTCGTCGAGTTGGCAGCGCTCATGTCGGAAGCGGGTGTGCGCGTGCAGCCGGCGCTGCCGGTCAGTTACATTCGCCGGCGGCTGGCGCGGATGGACCTGCGCAATCATCGCAAGCTGATTGTGATCGACGGGGCGATCTGCTACGTCGGTTCGCAGAACATCGTCGAACCGGAATACGGCCGGGGGAATCTGGCGTGGCACGACTTGATGCTGCGCGTGACGGGGCCAGTGTCGTTGCAGCTTCAGAGCGTGTTCGTCGAGGACTGGTTTTCGGAAACGTCGGAGCGACTCGATGCGGACGCGTATTTCCCGGAACCGCGTGTGACGGGGAAAGTTGCGATTCAGACCTTACCGAGCGGGCCGACGTATCCGACGCAGAATTACCAGCGGCTGATCGTGGCGGCGCTGTATGCGGCGAAGCGACACGTGATCATCACGACGCCGTACTTCGTGCCGGACGAGGCGCTGCTTCAGGCGCTGGAGGTGGCGGTGCTGCGCGAGGTGGTGGTGGACATCATCGTGCCGCGGCAGGCGGATCAGGTGCTCGCCGGGGCGGCGGGCCGGGCGTATTACGCACGGCTCATGGAGATGGGCGTGCGTCTGCACCTGCATCAGGAGGGATTGCTGCACGCCAAGACGATGAGCGTCGATGACGCCATCGCGCTCGTCGGCAGCGGCAACTTCGATATGCGGTCCTTCTACCTCAACTTCGAGTTGAACATGGTGCTATACGGCCCGGAGGTCGCAGCACAACTCCGCTATCAGCAGAATCAGTACATCGCCAAGTCCCACCTCCTGACCCAGCGCGAATGGGGCGACCGCCCCGCTTATCGGCGGCTTTTCGACGATTGCGCCCGCCTGCTCAGCCCCCTTCTGTAG